The region GGCATCTGCTAGCTGTAATGTACCTGCTAGCTATGATGTGTCTGCTAACTGTGAGGTATCTGCTAACTGTGAGGTATCTGCTAACTGTGAGGTATCTGCTAACTGCGATGTATCCGCTAACTGTGAGGTATCCGCCAACTGTGAGGTATCCGCTAACTGCAAGGTATCCGCTAGCTGTGAGGTGTCCGCTAGCTGCGAGGTATCTGCTAGCTGCGAGGTGTCCGCTAGCTGCGAGGTATCTGCTAGCTGCGAGGTGTCCGCTAGCTGCGAGGTATCTGCTAGCTGCGAGGTATCTGCT is a window of Oryzias melastigma strain HK-1 unplaced genomic scaffold, ASM292280v2 sc01120, whole genome shotgun sequence DNA encoding:
- the LOC112138928 gene encoding keratin-associated protein 12-1-like — translated: CEVSANCEVSANCEVSANCEVSASCKVSASCEVSANCDVSANCEVSANCEVSANCKVSASCEVSASCEVSASCEVSASCEVSASCEVSASCEVSASCE